One part of the Rothia sp. ZJ932 genome encodes these proteins:
- the rpsI gene encoding 30S ribosomal protein S9: protein MAQNEEQIVNEEELTSYTSESSAPVAEAAKANRPALTVSGQAVGRRKEAVARVRVIPGSGQWTVNGRTLENYFPNKLHQQEVNDPFKLLELEGAYDVIARISGGGPSGQAGALRLGVSRALNEIDTENNRPTLKKAGFLTRDARVIERKKAGLKKARKASQFSKR, encoded by the coding sequence GTGGCTCAGAACGAAGAGCAGATTGTCAACGAGGAAGAGCTGACCAGCTACACCTCAGAATCCTCAGCTCCTGTAGCAGAGGCAGCCAAGGCTAACCGTCCTGCCCTTACCGTTTCAGGTCAGGCAGTAGGTCGCCGTAAAGAAGCAGTCGCACGCGTGCGCGTTATCCCAGGCTCAGGTCAGTGGACCGTTAATGGTCGCACCCTGGAAAACTACTTCCCCAATAAGCTGCACCAGCAGGAAGTAAACGATCCTTTCAAGCTTCTTGAGCTTGAAGGCGCTTACGATGTAATTGCTCGCATTTCAGGTGGCGGTCCTTCAGGTCAGGCAGGCGCACTGCGTCTGGGCGTTTCACGCGCACTGAACGAAATCGATACCGAGAACAACCGCCCGACCCTGAAGAAGGCAGGCTTCCTTACCCGTGACGCACGCGTCATCGAACGTAAGAAGGCTGGCCTTAAGAAGGCACGTAAGGCTTCACAGTTCTCAAAGCGTTAA
- the coaA gene encoding type I pantothenate kinase yields MTSSSVFAKHSPFTELDRATWSRLAREISVPLAEEEILNLRGFGEILNVEEVQEVYLPLSRLLNLYVNAASSVNHMTNDFLGVSQRRVPFIIGVAGSVAVGKSTTARILQALLRRWPSTPNVQLITTDGFLYPNAELQRRGIMHRKGFPESYDRRSLLRFVSEVKSGAPLVEAPKYSHLYYDIIPDEKIQVTSPDVLIIEGLNVLAPPKSEPGKPALSISDFFDFSIYVDARTTDLERWYVNRFLSLQQSAFQNPDSYFKVYADLTEEQARERATHIWKTINEPNLIENVLPTRGRAKLIITKSSDHSARKVLLRKN; encoded by the coding sequence ATGACGTCCTCTTCAGTTTTCGCTAAGCACTCCCCTTTCACCGAACTAGACCGCGCCACTTGGTCACGGTTGGCTCGCGAAATTTCGGTGCCACTGGCTGAGGAGGAAATTCTCAATCTTCGAGGGTTCGGTGAAATTCTCAACGTTGAAGAGGTTCAAGAGGTCTATCTTCCGCTGTCACGTCTACTAAATTTGTACGTCAACGCCGCAAGCTCCGTGAACCACATGACCAACGATTTTTTGGGTGTTTCTCAACGCCGCGTCCCTTTTATCATTGGGGTGGCAGGTTCTGTGGCAGTGGGAAAATCAACGACTGCCCGTATTTTGCAGGCGCTTCTGCGTCGGTGGCCCTCTACACCCAATGTGCAACTGATTACCACTGACGGTTTTCTTTACCCCAACGCAGAATTGCAACGCCGCGGTATCATGCACCGCAAAGGTTTCCCTGAATCATATGATCGACGCTCCTTATTGAGGTTTGTTTCTGAGGTAAAGTCGGGAGCTCCGTTAGTAGAAGCGCCCAAATATTCTCACCTTTATTACGACATTATTCCTGACGAAAAAATACAAGTAACCTCCCCTGACGTGCTCATTATTGAAGGGCTCAATGTCCTGGCTCCGCCCAAGAGCGAACCTGGCAAACCGGCACTATCTATTAGTGACTTTTTTGATTTTTCTATTTATGTGGACGCGCGTACCACCGATCTTGAGCGATGGTACGTTAACCGTTTTCTCTCGCTTCAGCAATCAGCTTTTCAAAACCCAGATTCATATTTCAAGGTTTATGCCGATTTGACGGAGGAGCAGGCACGCGAGCGCGCCACCCACATCTGGAAAACTATTAATGAACCCAACCTCATAGAGAACGTTCTGCCCACCAGAGGCAGGGCGAAGCTCATTATCACCAAGTCAAGTGATCATTCAGCGCGCAAGGTTCTTTTGCGTAAAAACTAG
- the ppk2 gene encoding polyphosphate kinase 2 produces MTSQNKSAEVTTPDAASPTETEKAAIKDALKKEVRRRSVVEDYAAELDEIASLTHRLMGEDDTSDAWKKGYPYDTKMSRKEYEKTKRALQIELLKLQLWVKETGQKVLIIFEGRDAAGKGGAIKRFTEHLNPRGSRVVALEKPTEVEQTQWYFQRYIAHLPSGGEIVMMDRSWYNRAGVERVMGYCTSQQYYEFMREVPDLERMLVNSGVKLIKFWFSVTRAEQLARFNARRTDPVRQWKLSPTDLASLDKWDDYTEAKEAMFFYTNTGDAPWTVVKSNDKKRARLEAMRHVLSQFDYPNKDHSVVGTTDPLIVGSASETFEDDERENPEGFPVLKDDRS; encoded by the coding sequence ATGACTTCTCAGAACAAGTCCGCAGAAGTAACGACTCCTGACGCCGCCAGCCCCACAGAGACTGAGAAAGCAGCTATCAAGGACGCCTTGAAGAAAGAGGTGCGTCGACGTTCAGTAGTGGAAGACTACGCGGCTGAACTTGATGAAATTGCATCGCTGACTCACCGTCTCATGGGCGAAGATGATACCTCTGATGCTTGGAAGAAGGGGTACCCCTACGATACGAAGATGAGCCGTAAGGAGTACGAAAAAACCAAGCGTGCCCTGCAAATTGAGCTTTTGAAACTGCAACTGTGGGTTAAAGAAACTGGTCAGAAAGTGCTCATTATCTTTGAGGGACGCGATGCTGCCGGTAAGGGGGGCGCAATCAAACGTTTCACTGAGCACCTCAACCCCCGTGGTTCTCGCGTAGTGGCACTGGAGAAGCCTACCGAAGTGGAGCAGACACAGTGGTACTTCCAGCGTTATATCGCTCATCTGCCTTCCGGCGGTGAAATCGTGATGATGGATCGTTCTTGGTACAACCGTGCGGGTGTGGAGCGAGTCATGGGCTACTGTACTTCTCAGCAGTACTATGAGTTCATGCGAGAGGTCCCCGATTTGGAGCGGATGTTAGTGAATTCGGGCGTCAAGCTTATTAAATTCTGGTTCTCGGTGACGCGCGCAGAACAACTGGCGCGTTTTAACGCCCGCCGTACTGACCCGGTACGTCAGTGGAAACTCTCTCCCACTGACCTCGCTTCCTTGGATAAGTGGGACGACTACACAGAAGCCAAAGAGGCAATGTTCTTCTACACTAATACCGGGGATGCTCCGTGGACTGTGGTGAAATCAAATGACAAGAAACGCGCCCGTCTGGAAGCTATGCGTCACGTGTTGAGCCAGTTCGACTACCCCAATAAAGACCATTCTGTTGTGGGCACCACCGACCCTCTCATTGTGGGATCCGCATCTGAAACTTTTGAGGATGATGAGAGAGAAAACCCGGAAGGGTTCCCCGTGCTAAAAGATGACAGAAGCTAA
- a CDS encoding holo-ACP synthase, giving the protein MIIATGIDVVNIDRFAQIIEKNPAMVERLFVPHEREKTVRSLAARFAAKEAVAKALKAPAGMVWQHCWVENTADGAPHIMVEGTVAQAAASLGINRWHLTMTHDDPVAIASVVAEHLSQEELALLAALDAAPLGLVI; this is encoded by the coding sequence ATGATTATTGCTACCGGCATTGATGTGGTCAATATTGACCGCTTCGCGCAGATTATAGAAAAAAATCCTGCTATGGTGGAGCGACTGTTTGTGCCCCATGAACGCGAAAAGACGGTGCGCTCCCTTGCTGCCCGTTTTGCCGCCAAAGAAGCTGTTGCCAAAGCGCTTAAAGCACCTGCTGGTATGGTGTGGCAGCACTGCTGGGTTGAAAATACAGCTGATGGAGCGCCTCATATTATGGTGGAGGGTACCGTTGCCCAAGCAGCTGCGTCCTTAGGTATTAACCGCTGGCACCTCACCATGACCCATGATGATCCTGTTGCTATCGCATCGGTAGTTGCGGAACACCTGAGCCAGGAAGAGCTGGCACTACTGGCAGCCCTTGACGCAGCTCCCTTGGGGCTGGTGATCTAA
- a CDS encoding PTS mannitol transporter subunit IICBA — protein sequence MSTTTPAKPSMRVRVQRFGTFLSSMIMPNIGALIAWGIITALFIPAGLVPKYIPALTDFSAMVATMVGPMVTYLLPILIAYTGGKLVYEHRGGVVGATATMGVILGTSSELFVGEEGGSPMFLGAMIMGPLAAWCMKKLDGLWDGKIKPGFEMLVNNFSAGIFAAIAAIASMFLLTPVMKGISAGAGAAVDWLVSTGLLPLTALLIEPAKVLFLNNAINHGIITPLGTEQALEQGKSILYLLEANPGPGLGILLAYMVFGRGAAKASSSGAALIHFFGGIHEIYFPYVLMRPQLIAAAVAGGMAGTFTFLALGVGLTSASAPGSIIAITAVAAPGDLLKIYLGVFAATAVSFLVASAILKFSKQGEDDLAAAAEKMQSMKGKKSSVAGAFTTADAGNKKIEKIVFACDAGMGSSAMGASVLRNKIKDAGLGDKVTVVNSAINNLKDEFDLLVSHQDLADRAAAPTPSAVHVAVDNFMGSPRYDEIVEMLKEQYSDAPKSSPNVVANKAGAVPAVQGASQVLSKRSIVMDGVASSRDQAIDQAGALLVDTGSVDQSYIAAMHEREASVSTFMGNGLAIPHGTNEAKSAIYDSAMSFTRYTEPIDWNGKPVKFVIGIAGADGEHLELLQKIAKIFSSKDSVAQLEQAQTAEDVLEIFGKVND from the coding sequence ATGTCTACGACAACTCCTGCCAAGCCCAGCATGCGCGTGCGTGTGCAGCGCTTTGGAACCTTCCTCTCATCAATGATTATGCCCAACATTGGTGCGCTCATTGCCTGGGGTATTATCACCGCTCTCTTTATTCCTGCCGGTCTCGTACCCAAATACATTCCCGCTCTCACTGACTTCAGCGCAATGGTCGCCACCATGGTTGGCCCCATGGTTACCTACCTGTTGCCCATTTTGATCGCTTACACCGGCGGTAAATTGGTGTACGAACACCGTGGTGGCGTTGTAGGCGCAACCGCAACTATGGGCGTTATCTTGGGTACTTCTTCGGAGCTCTTTGTAGGCGAAGAAGGTGGCTCACCCATGTTCCTTGGCGCTATGATCATGGGGCCGCTGGCTGCATGGTGCATGAAGAAGCTCGACGGTCTGTGGGACGGTAAGATTAAGCCCGGCTTTGAAATGCTGGTCAATAACTTCTCTGCCGGTATCTTCGCTGCAATTGCTGCTATTGCCTCGATGTTCCTGCTGACCCCCGTCATGAAGGGTATCTCAGCGGGCGCTGGTGCCGCCGTTGACTGGCTGGTCTCAACAGGTCTGTTGCCTTTGACTGCGCTCTTGATTGAGCCTGCGAAGGTGCTCTTCCTCAACAACGCTATTAACCACGGCATCATCACTCCTTTGGGCACCGAGCAGGCACTGGAGCAGGGTAAGTCAATTCTTTACCTGCTGGAAGCTAACCCCGGCCCCGGTCTGGGCATCCTCCTTGCCTACATGGTATTTGGTCGCGGCGCTGCAAAGGCTTCATCCTCAGGTGCGGCTCTAATCCACTTCTTCGGCGGTATCCACGAAATTTACTTCCCCTACGTTTTGATGCGTCCCCAGCTGATTGCGGCTGCCGTTGCCGGTGGTATGGCAGGTACTTTCACCTTCTTGGCATTGGGCGTAGGTCTCACATCAGCCTCAGCTCCTGGATCAATCATCGCAATTACCGCTGTGGCTGCTCCCGGCGACCTGCTGAAAATTTACCTGGGCGTTTTTGCTGCTACCGCTGTTTCATTCCTCGTTGCTTCAGCAATTCTTAAGTTCTCTAAGCAGGGCGAAGACGACTTGGCTGCTGCTGCTGAGAAAATGCAGTCGATGAAGGGCAAGAAATCATCTGTTGCTGGTGCTTTCACCACTGCTGACGCTGGTAATAAGAAAATCGAGAAGATTGTTTTTGCGTGCGACGCGGGTATGGGATCCTCAGCGATGGGCGCTTCGGTACTGCGCAACAAGATCAAGGACGCGGGTCTGGGCGATAAAGTCACCGTTGTTAACTCTGCCATCAATAACCTCAAGGATGAATTTGATCTGCTGGTTTCACACCAGGATCTAGCAGACCGTGCAGCTGCTCCTACCCCCTCCGCCGTTCACGTTGCTGTTGATAACTTCATGGGTTCACCTCGCTATGATGAAATTGTTGAGATGCTCAAAGAGCAGTACTCAGATGCGCCTAAATCCAGCCCCAACGTGGTAGCAAACAAGGCTGGTGCTGTGCCTGCCGTCCAGGGTGCGTCCCAGGTGCTCTCCAAGCGATCCATCGTAATGGACGGGGTTGCATCTTCACGTGACCAGGCGATCGATCAAGCAGGTGCTCTACTTGTTGACACCGGTTCCGTTGACCAGTCCTACATTGCTGCAATGCACGAGCGCGAAGCCTCTGTTTCTACTTTCATGGGTAATGGTCTGGCTATTCCCCACGGCACTAACGAAGCAAAGAGCGCAATCTACGACTCGGCTATGTCATTCACTCGTTATACAGAGCCTATTGACTGGAACGGTAAACCCGTCAAATTCGTTATCGGTATTGCAGGGGCTGACGGCGAGCACCTTGAACTGCTGCAGAAGATTGCAAAAATCTTCTCGTCTAAGGACTCTGTAGCTCAGCTGGAGCAGGCACAAACCGCCGAGGACGTGCTGGAGATTTTCGGAAAGGTCAATGACTAA
- the glmS gene encoding glutamine--fructose-6-phosphate transaminase (isomerizing), whose product MCGIVGYVALGTTPDNKKFDHTAYDVLLEGLRRQEYRGYDSAGVAVIGDNGIEFRKKAGKLVNLAESVAETPLSESSIGIGHTRWATHGGPTDANAHPHVVDNGKLAVVHNGIIENFAELRAELLEQGVEFLSETDTEVAANLIASIYNSLESKDLTEAIRLASNRLEGAFTILAIHQDHPNRVVATRRNSPLVIGVGENEYFLGSDVSGFIDYTKNAVEMGQDQIVTITGEGYDIIDFEGNPTDGKPFHIEWDATAAEKGGFDSFMEKEIHEQPAAVRDTLMGRMDENGNLTLDELKIDDAILRSIDKIIVVACGTAAYAGQVARYAIEHWCRIPTEVELAHEFRYRDPIVNEKTLVVSLSQSGETMDTLMAVRHAQEQGAKVVSICNTNGSTLPRESDAVIYTHAGPEIAVASTKAFLSQITAAYLLGLYLAQLRGNMFKDELKKILSDLQEMPEKIQQLIDNEQQVKDLGVSMKDAGSVLFLGRHVGYPVALEGALKLKEIAYIHAEGFAAGELKHGPIALIEEGQPVFIVVPSPNGRDSLHSKVVSNIQEVRARGAVTIVIAEEGDEAVKAYSDHLIAIPASPTLLQPLLATVPLQIFACALAAAKGYDVDQPRNLAKSVTVE is encoded by the coding sequence ATGTGTGGAATCGTAGGATATGTAGCTCTGGGTACTACCCCGGACAATAAGAAATTTGACCATACCGCTTATGACGTACTTCTTGAGGGTCTTCGCCGTCAGGAATATCGCGGTTACGACTCAGCCGGTGTAGCTGTTATTGGCGATAACGGTATTGAGTTCCGTAAAAAAGCAGGCAAGTTAGTTAACCTCGCTGAGTCTGTAGCAGAAACCCCCCTGTCTGAGTCATCAATCGGTATCGGGCACACACGCTGGGCAACTCACGGTGGTCCCACCGACGCCAACGCGCACCCTCATGTTGTTGATAACGGCAAACTGGCTGTAGTACACAACGGCATCATCGAGAACTTTGCTGAATTACGCGCAGAACTGCTCGAACAGGGCGTTGAGTTCCTTTCAGAGACTGATACTGAAGTTGCGGCTAACCTGATCGCTAGCATCTACAATTCACTGGAGTCGAAAGACCTCACCGAGGCTATCCGCCTGGCTTCGAACCGCCTTGAAGGTGCTTTCACTATCTTGGCTATTCACCAGGATCACCCCAACCGCGTAGTAGCAACTCGTCGCAACTCACCGCTAGTGATTGGTGTGGGCGAGAACGAGTACTTCCTAGGCTCAGACGTTTCAGGGTTTATCGACTACACCAAGAATGCAGTCGAGATGGGTCAGGACCAGATCGTGACCATCACAGGTGAAGGCTACGATATCATCGATTTTGAGGGCAATCCCACCGACGGCAAGCCTTTCCACATCGAGTGGGACGCAACCGCAGCTGAAAAGGGCGGCTTCGACTCCTTCATGGAGAAGGAAATCCACGAGCAGCCTGCTGCTGTGCGCGACACCCTGATGGGTCGCATGGACGAAAACGGCAACCTTACTCTGGACGAGTTAAAGATTGACGATGCCATCCTGCGCTCAATCGACAAGATTATTGTTGTAGCGTGTGGTACCGCAGCTTACGCGGGTCAGGTTGCCCGCTACGCCATTGAGCACTGGTGCCGCATCCCCACCGAGGTGGAGCTCGCTCATGAGTTCCGGTACCGTGATCCCATCGTGAACGAGAAGACCCTGGTTGTATCACTCTCACAGTCCGGTGAAACCATGGATACCCTCATGGCTGTGCGTCACGCACAGGAACAGGGGGCTAAGGTTGTCTCCATTTGCAACACCAACGGTTCAACCCTGCCCCGTGAATCTGACGCTGTCATTTACACTCACGCAGGTCCTGAGATTGCAGTTGCTTCTACTAAGGCATTCCTTTCACAGATTACTGCTGCATATCTGCTCGGTCTTTACCTTGCCCAGCTGCGCGGCAACATGTTCAAGGACGAGTTGAAGAAAATTCTCTCAGACCTACAGGAGATGCCCGAGAAAATTCAGCAGCTAATCGATAACGAACAGCAGGTCAAAGACCTCGGTGTCTCTATGAAGGACGCCGGTTCGGTGCTCTTCTTGGGTCGTCACGTTGGCTACCCCGTGGCTCTCGAAGGCGCTCTGAAGCTCAAAGAAATCGCTTACATCCACGCTGAGGGATTCGCAGCTGGCGAGCTCAAGCACGGACCGATTGCTCTGATTGAAGAGGGGCAGCCCGTATTCATTGTGGTGCCCTCGCCGAACGGTCGCGACTCCCTACATTCCAAGGTTGTTTCAAACATCCAAGAAGTACGCGCTCGCGGCGCTGTAACCATTGTGATTGCCGAAGAGGGTGATGAAGCGGTTAAGGCTTACTCAGATCACCTGATCGCTATTCCTGCTTCGCCCACTCTGTTGCAGCCCCTGCTGGCGACTGTACCTTTGCAGATTTTTGCTTGCGCACTTGCTGCGGCAAAGGGCTACGACGTCGATCAGCCTCGTAATCTGGCAAAGTCAGTTACCGTCGAATAA
- a CDS encoding ADP/ATP-dependent (S)-NAD(P)H-hydrate dehydratase, whose translation MTEFRAEPIRSFDDLLPIPTATDHKYTRGVCGLVTGSDQYPGVALLSTAGALNTGVGMVRFAATGAVSTLVTLQHPEVVCFTADVTEAHVQSWVIGSGATGEYRAQQIQAVLALDTPMVVDAAALTPAAQRVADGGILGAHTILTPHSGELADFLTWIQALAPHLLLGESAPPTRENIEENPQHWAELAARLSGATVLLKGARNVISSPEGHTITHESAAHYLASAGSGDVLAGILGGVLAQAVANYPEKLKKDDSLYAHLAALACSIHTRAALSLHQGYGPTRASAVAHAVTAVIAEIHRERGNRL comes from the coding sequence ATGACGGAATTTCGCGCTGAGCCAATACGCTCGTTTGATGATCTACTGCCCATTCCCACTGCTACCGATCATAAGTATACCCGAGGCGTCTGCGGGTTGGTAACCGGTAGCGACCAGTACCCTGGGGTTGCTCTTCTGAGTACTGCGGGGGCACTCAACACCGGCGTGGGAATGGTGCGATTTGCAGCGACGGGAGCCGTGAGTACTCTGGTAACTCTGCAACATCCTGAAGTCGTGTGCTTCACTGCTGACGTCACAGAGGCACACGTACAAAGCTGGGTGATTGGCTCTGGCGCCACCGGTGAGTACCGGGCACAGCAAATACAGGCAGTTCTTGCACTCGATACTCCGATGGTGGTGGACGCCGCAGCCCTCACTCCTGCCGCCCAGCGGGTTGCAGATGGCGGTATTTTGGGTGCTCACACCATTTTGACGCCCCACTCAGGAGAACTAGCAGACTTTCTCACCTGGATACAGGCGCTGGCACCTCACCTCTTGCTAGGGGAGAGCGCCCCACCTACCCGAGAAAACATCGAAGAGAATCCACAGCACTGGGCGGAGCTCGCTGCCCGTCTTTCTGGCGCGACGGTGCTGCTTAAAGGTGCTCGCAACGTCATTTCTAGCCCAGAGGGACATACCATAACCCACGAAAGCGCCGCCCACTATCTTGCCAGTGCCGGAAGCGGAGATGTATTGGCCGGAATCCTCGGTGGTGTACTGGCGCAGGCAGTAGCCAACTATCCCGAAAAACTCAAGAAAGATGATAGCCTCTACGCTCACTTGGCTGCCCTCGCCTGCTCCATTCATACCCGCGCCGCTTTGAGCCTGCATCAGGGGTACGGACCGACCCGCGCGTCCGCCGTTGCTCATGCCGTAACCGCGGTCATCGCTGAAATACACCGGGAACGGGGCAACCGCCTCTAA
- the mscL gene encoding large conductance mechanosensitive channel protein MscL produces MLQGFKEFITRGNVIDLAVGLIVGGAFTTVVNALVENVLMPAIAMVFNEPNFDNWLAFGDIKIGVLLTAVVNFLMVAAALYFCIVLPVNKVNERRAAKLAVEEEVEEENPQVALLKEIRDSLVTRKQI; encoded by the coding sequence ATGCTTCAAGGATTTAAAGAATTTATTACCCGCGGCAACGTTATCGATCTCGCGGTTGGTCTCATTGTCGGCGGCGCTTTTACTACCGTTGTGAACGCTCTCGTTGAGAACGTTCTGATGCCCGCTATTGCAATGGTTTTCAACGAACCTAACTTCGATAACTGGCTTGCTTTTGGCGACATTAAAATTGGTGTTCTGCTCACCGCAGTTGTTAACTTCCTCATGGTTGCCGCTGCTCTCTACTTCTGTATCGTTCTGCCCGTCAATAAGGTGAATGAGCGTCGCGCGGCTAAACTGGCTGTTGAAGAAGAGGTTGAGGAAGAAAATCCTCAGGTAGCTCTGCTGAAGGAAATCCGCGACTCACTCGTTACTCGTAAGCAGATCTAA
- a CDS encoding mannitol-1-phosphate 5-dehydrogenase encodes MKKAVHFGAGNIGRGFVGVLLHEAGYELVFSDVAAPVIDKLNSLESYTVHEVGHTPRDLEITGFRGINSAETPEVLAQEIATADVVTTAVGPKILKFVAKNIAEGLELRAAAGTEGKVAVMACENAINATDMLAAAVREHYPAADSVATFANTAVDRIVPAQDPGDGLDVTVENYYEWAIESAPFNGTPPEIPGATWVDDLAPYITRKLFTVNTGHATAAYFGRAAGISKISDVLENAEIRAKVEATLAETKDLIVRRFGFEPDVQQAYIEKIIARFENPHLPDTVERVGRGPLRKISRYERFTGPAADLAELGRPTDALLATISALLDFNVVDDEESQELQRKLSELSAGTITAEALTEELTGLDTQHPLFTDLVAVIAAKV; translated from the coding sequence ATGAAGAAAGCTGTACATTTCGGTGCAGGAAACATCGGACGCGGTTTTGTGGGCGTTTTGCTGCACGAGGCTGGGTACGAGCTTGTTTTCTCAGATGTTGCTGCCCCCGTTATTGACAAGCTCAACTCGTTGGAGTCCTACACAGTTCATGAGGTGGGACATACTCCCCGAGATCTTGAAATCACCGGTTTTCGGGGGATTAACTCCGCTGAAACCCCTGAGGTTCTGGCTCAGGAAATTGCAACCGCTGATGTCGTGACCACCGCTGTGGGCCCAAAAATTCTCAAGTTTGTTGCGAAGAATATTGCTGAAGGTCTTGAGCTACGCGCCGCTGCAGGAACCGAAGGTAAGGTCGCGGTGATGGCGTGTGAGAATGCCATTAATGCCACCGATATGTTGGCTGCTGCTGTGCGCGAGCACTACCCGGCTGCTGATTCGGTTGCGACTTTTGCTAACACAGCAGTGGATCGCATTGTTCCGGCACAGGATCCCGGTGACGGTCTGGATGTTACAGTTGAGAACTACTACGAGTGGGCTATTGAGTCCGCGCCTTTCAACGGTACTCCTCCTGAGATTCCCGGAGCTACCTGGGTAGATGACCTTGCGCCCTACATCACGCGCAAGCTCTTCACCGTGAACACCGGTCACGCAACCGCGGCCTACTTTGGTCGCGCAGCTGGTATCTCAAAAATTTCTGATGTTTTGGAAAACGCTGAGATCCGCGCGAAGGTGGAGGCAACTCTTGCCGAAACCAAGGATCTGATTGTTCGCAGGTTCGGTTTTGAGCCCGACGTGCAACAGGCTTACATCGAAAAAATCATTGCTCGATTTGAAAACCCGCACCTGCCCGACACCGTTGAGCGCGTAGGACGCGGACCGTTGCGTAAGATTTCTCGGTATGAGCGTTTTACCGGTCCGGCAGCAGACCTTGCCGAGCTGGGACGTCCCACCGATGCTCTTCTCGCCACTATATCGGCGTTGCTGGACTTTAACGTTGTCGATGACGAAGAGTCTCAGGAACTCCAGCGTAAGCTCTCAGAACTCTCAGCCGGTACTATTACCGCTGAAGCGCTGACAGAGGAACTCACCGGTCTAGATACACAGCACCCGCTCTTCACAGACCTCGTTGCTGTTATAGCTGCTAAGGTCTAA
- the glmM gene encoding phosphoglucosamine mutase encodes MAQRLFGTDGVRGLANEKITAELALKLAQAASVVLGHSQAAEGTRPKAVIAHDSRISGEFIGAAMMAGFASSGIDVLDAGLVPTPAAAYLVASTEADFGVMISASHNPAEDNGIKFLARGGKKLDDAIEDEIERLYRAEEFRFPTHGDVGRIQVLADGEDRYVTHLISTMPDHRGLSGLTVVLDCANGAASGVSPDAFRALGAKVHVIGAEPNGTNINDGVGSTHPELLQEAVRFIQADFGIAHDGDADRCMAVDEQGNLVDGDQIMSILAVAMKEAGKLKDDTLVATVMSSLGLELYLKEQGIRLERTAVGDRYVLEAMRDTGYNLGGEQSGHVIMSDYATTGDGVLTGLHLAAEIVRTGLPLSELANRMQATPQKLINVKGVNRAGVSTSDALQAEIKAVETELGETGRVLLRPSGTEPLVRVMVEAASQDEAGSYAQRLADVVAKELAL; translated from the coding sequence ATGGCACAGAGATTATTTGGGACCGACGGTGTACGCGGTCTAGCAAACGAGAAAATTACTGCTGAGTTGGCTTTGAAGCTGGCACAGGCAGCTTCGGTAGTACTTGGTCATTCGCAGGCAGCTGAGGGTACGCGTCCTAAAGCCGTTATTGCACATGATTCACGTATCAGCGGTGAGTTCATTGGCGCTGCAATGATGGCTGGCTTCGCGAGTTCCGGTATTGATGTTTTGGATGCCGGGTTGGTACCGACCCCCGCCGCCGCCTACCTAGTCGCCTCGACTGAGGCTGATTTTGGCGTCATGATTTCAGCGTCGCACAACCCTGCTGAAGATAACGGTATTAAGTTCCTTGCCCGTGGCGGTAAGAAACTTGATGATGCTATCGAAGACGAGATCGAGCGCCTATATCGTGCCGAAGAGTTCCGCTTTCCCACACACGGAGACGTGGGACGAATCCAGGTGCTGGCTGACGGCGAAGACCGTTACGTTACCCACTTGATTTCAACCATGCCGGATCACCGTGGCCTTTCTGGTCTGACCGTTGTGCTTGACTGTGCTAATGGTGCTGCCTCAGGTGTTTCACCCGATGCTTTCCGCGCCCTGGGCGCTAAGGTTCACGTTATCGGCGCAGAACCCAACGGCACTAATATCAACGATGGAGTGGGATCCACCCACCCTGAATTGTTGCAAGAAGCCGTTCGTTTTATTCAGGCTGATTTTGGTATCGCTCACGACGGCGACGCGGACCGTTGTATGGCAGTTGATGAACAGGGCAACCTGGTAGACGGTGATCAAATCATGTCTATTTTGGCGGTTGCGATGAAAGAAGCGGGCAAGCTAAAGGATGACACCCTAGTAGCTACCGTTATGTCGTCACTGGGGCTTGAGCTTTACCTCAAGGAACAGGGCATTAGGCTAGAGCGCACTGCTGTGGGCGACCGCTACGTGCTGGAAGCTATGCGCGATACCGGTTACAACTTGGGCGGTGAACAGTCGGGTCACGTCATCATGAGTGACTACGCAACTACCGGCGACGGCGTTTTGACCGGTCTGCATCTAGCTGCTGAAATCGTCCGTACTGGTCTGCCTCTTTCTGAGCTGGCTAACCGTATGCAGGCTACTCCGCAGAAGCTCATTAACGTCAAGGGCGTCAACCGCGCTGGTGTCTCAACCTCTGATGCTCTGCAGGCTGAAATTAAGGCTGTAGAGACTGAGCTGGGGGAGACCGGACGCGTGTTGCTGCGCCCATCGGGTACCGAACCTTTGGTGCGCGTCATGGTCGAAGCTGCGAGCCAAGATGAGGCTGGTTCCTACGCACAACGACTAGCGGATGTTGTTGCTAAAGAACTGGCTCTGTAA